GATTGATAAAATAATGCCGGTAACCCGTGTTAAAAGAGAACTCCTTGAAATTTTAAAAGATATGGCAGATGAAGATTCCACTATTACGGTTACCAGAAACGGTGAGCCAGTAGGCGTCATCATGACTCCCTATCGTTACGATGCCATGGTGGAAACGATTGAAATATTGGCCGACAGAGATGTGATGGCGGCACTTGGCAGATCTGCGGCTGATTTTGAGGCCGGTCGCGTTTATCCCGATG
This portion of the Candidatus Desulfatibia profunda genome encodes:
- a CDS encoding type II toxin-antitoxin system Phd/YefM family antitoxin, producing MAEIDKIMPVTRVKRELLEILKDMADEDSTITVTRNGEPVGVIMTPYRYDAMVETIEILADRDVMAALGRSAADFEAGRVYPDDDVWKD